A window of the Brassica napus cultivar Da-Ae chromosome C5, Da-Ae, whole genome shotgun sequence genome harbors these coding sequences:
- the LOC106399474 gene encoding auxin-responsive protein IAA3 — MDEFVNLKATELRLGLPGTDNVCEERERVSCNKRTLQGVTENETESSMMKTGTCPPRKAQIVGWPPVRSSRKNIIQTKKNESDIEGGRGVYVKVSMDGAPYLRKIDLSCYKGYKELLKALEIMFNFSVGEYFEREGYKGSDFVPTYEDKDGDWMLIGDVPWEMFVCTCKRLRIMRGSEAKGVGCGV, encoded by the exons ATGGATGAGTTTGTTAACCTAAAGGCAACCGAGCTGAGGCTGGGACTACCAGGAACAGACAATGTATgtgaagaaagagaaagagtttCTTGCAATAAAAGAACATTACAAGGTGTCACTGAGAATGAGACTGAATCATCAATGATGAAAACGGGAACGTGCCCTCCACGAAA GGCTCAGATTGTTGGATGGCCACCAGTTAGGTCTTCCAGGAAGAACATCATTCAGACTAAGAAGAATGAATCTGATATTGAGGGTGGTCGAGGAGTCTATGTGAAAGTAAGTATGGATGGTGCACCATACTTGAGGAAAATAGATTTGAGTTGTTACAAAGGATACAAAGAGTTGCTGAAAGCTTTAGAGATAATGTTTAATTTCTCTGTTGGAGAGTATTTTGAGAGAGAAGGATATAAAGGTTCAGATTTTGTGCCTACTTATGAAGATAAAGATGGTGACTGGATGCTCATTGGAGATGTTCCATGGGA GATGTTTGTGTGTACTTGCAAGAGACTGAGGATCATGAGAGGATCAGAAGCCAAAGGTGTAGGATGCGGTGTATGA
- the LOC106397047 gene encoding auxin-responsive protein IAA17, which yields MMGNIDLNLQETELCLGLPGGMTGTKRGFSETVDLKLNLNNEPESKEVSKTHDVVISVSKQKNTCPKDPTKPPAKAQVVGWPPVRSYRKNVMGSCQKSNDVTETAVFVKVSMDGAPYLRKVDLKMYKSYDELSNALSNMFGSFTMGKNGGEEGMIDFMNERKVRDLVNSWDYVPSYEDKDGDWMLVGDVPWPMFVDTCKRLRLMKGSDAIGLAPRAMEKCKSRT from the exons ATGATGGGCAATATCGACCTGAATCTTCAGGAAACTGAGCTGTGTCTTGGTCTTCCCGGTGGAATGACTGGAACCAAGAGAGGATTCTCGGAGACGGTTGATCTGAAACTCAATCTGAACAATGAACCTGAAAGCAAGGAAGTTTCTAAGACTCATGACGTCGTGATTTCTGTTTCTAAACAAAAGAATACATGTCCCAAAGATCCTACCAAGCCCCCTGCCAA GGCACAAGTTGTGGGATGGCCACCGGTGAGATCATACCGGAAGAACGTGATGGGTTCTTGCCAAAAATCAAACGATGTCACGGAGACAGCTGTGTTTGTAAAGGTTTCGATGGACGGGGCACCTTACTTGAGAAAAGTCGACTTAAAGATGTATAAGAGCTACGACGAACTCTCTAATGCTTTGTCCAACATGTTCGGTTCTTTTACCATGG gaaaaaatggaggagaagaaggaaTGATAGACTTCATGAATGAGCGGAAAGTTAGGGATTTAGTGAACAGTTGGGACTATGTTCCCTCTTATGAAGACAAAGACGGCGATTGGATGCTCGTCGGCGACGTCCCTTGGCC aATGTTCGTTGATACATGCAAGCGTTTACGTCTCATGAAAGGATCTGACGCCATTGGTCTCG CTCCGAGAGCAATGGAGAAATGCAAGAGCAGAACTTGA